Proteins encoded in a region of the Vicia villosa cultivar HV-30 ecotype Madison, WI linkage group LG5, Vvil1.0, whole genome shotgun sequence genome:
- the LOC131604853 gene encoding uncharacterized protein LOC131604853: MALLFESPPDLLDGVPAIAPPPTHRYYTRANHSLQMDQLRDDLIQMRTQVTAQMAQFMEVMQSMADRQEELRIRMDTVAQVVADPPQRNSADIRVNGEPVNGGPGVIPPAANQGNPRGPPQPTPEGQTTQQIRWAAAIPVLEEDRHEDFFLESEWGFPHDAGRMFRGLEERMRAMEGQGLGLDISDLGLVPGVRVPPKFKVPDFEKYKGNTCPKTHVRAYYRKMHLQNRAQKANESFKEYAQKWRELAARVQPPMLEREMMDMFTNTLEGQYYSACSASSSFAELVMIGERIESGIKAGRIQNPSVAGSSSGAGGKKPYNGFAKKREGETSAAYYGKGKRHAYQQVAAVTIPNAPLQQQQQQQPQQRYPPRQYQQKSRAPRNFDPIPMTYAQLLAHLLHLELVQLRTMGPPPAKLPPNYDANAHCEFHSGAAGHDIEHCIGFMHKVQDLIDSKAIEFTPTQGPNVVQNPMPPHGTHAANAIEVVEDAHLVKDVTELGSLLPLLKIELLRMGLYSGCGELCTDCMAISSVCDKVKGGIQQLIDNGYLQFEHVRHPQLVENEVNVVSIPYTPAKIPIPARAPPLIITLPGPVPYTSEKAIPWNYGREVFYQGAKYEIKMPVEKEDVDNVVGIGRMTRSGRIFNPPQNTRDDNAEALAQAKGKRVVEDTVDQGQSSISEDTVAKEMEEFLKIIKKSEYKVVDQLSQTQSKISILQLLLCSETHRNALLRLLSTAFVPPKISVNQLEVVVSNINAGNGLGFTDVDLPPEGRNHNRALHISVESKGTMLSRVLVDNGSSLNVLPKSSLMRLDYSGVEIRPSELTVRAFDGSKRSVFGEVDLPIMIGPQLFTITFFVMDIHPSYSCLLGSPWIHTTGAVTSTLHQKLKFATQGKIVIICGEEEHMVSHLASFRYIDEEGEVHETPCQAFEAVQTIKIPYVENKKLEAPMSSLKEAKVVVESGHPEGWGRVLDLPIKQDKCGIGYQVGQSSSNEVPKNSGTFVPIKFSSAGIVKDHVCAADDDMDSDYDIEEWIKPCAPGQKLLNWSSKDIISIAFDQE, encoded by the exons ATGGCTTTGTTATTTGaatcaccaccagacttgttggatggggttccTG caattgCACCTCCACCTACACATCGCTACTACACAAGGGCTAATCATTCACTGCAAATGGATCAGTTAAGGGACGATCTTATCCAGATGAGAACTCAGGTTACTGCTCAAATGGCTCAATTCATGGAAGTCATGCAAAGCATGGCTGATcgccaagaagagctcagaaTCAGGATGGACACAGTTGCTCAGGTTGTTGCGGACCCCCCGCAAAGAAATTCTGCTGATATTCGTGTCAATGGTGAACCTGTGAACGGAGGACCTGGTGTTATTCCTCCTGCTGCTAATCAAGGTAATCCCCGTGGGCCTCCCCAGCCCACTCCTGAAGGACAAACCACACAACAAATCAGATGGGCTGCCGCTATCCCCGTGTTGGAAGAGGACCGACACGAGGACTTTTTTCTTGAAAGTGAATGGGGATTTCCACATGATGCTGGAAGGATGTTTAGAGGTCTGGAAGAAAGGATGAGGGCAATGGAAGGCCAAGGACTTGGTTTGGACATCAGTGATTTGGGTTTGGTTCCTGGCGTCCGTGTGCCACCAAAATTCAAAGTACCtgattttgagaaatacaaggggaatACTTGTCCTAAGACACATGTCCGAGCCTACTACCGCAAAATGCAT TTACAGAATCGGGCCCAGAAAGCTAATGagtccttcaaggaatatgcgcaGAAATGGCGTGAGTTGGCGGCTAGAGTCCAACCACCTATGCTGGAAAGAGAGATGATGGATATGTTCACTAATACTTTGGAGGGCCAATATTACTCCGCCTGCTCCGCATCCTCGAGTTTCGCCGAGTTGGTCATGATCGGTGAACGTATTGAAAGTGGGATTAAGGCTGGTAGAATACAGAATCCAAGTGTTGCTGGTTCCTCCTCTGGGGCAGGAGGGAAGAAACCATATAACGGATTTGCTAAGAAAAGAGAGGGCGAAACAAGTGCTGCTTACTATGGTAAAGGCAAACGCCATGCTTATCAACAAGTAGCCGCTGTGACCATACCGAATGCTcctcttcaacaacaacaacaacaacaaccacagcAGAGGTATCCTCCGCGTCAGTATCAGCAAAAGTCAAGAGCGCCAAGAAATTTTGATCCCATACCCATGACATATGCACAGCTACTTGCTCATCTTTTACATCTTGAGTTGGTGCAACTTCGTACCATGGGCCCTCCACCTGCTAAACTCCCTCCTAACTATGATGCTAATGCTCACTGTGAGTTTCATTCTGGGGCTGCTGGTCATGATATTGAACATTGCATAGGATTCATGCATAAAGTACAAGACTTGATTGATTCAAAGGCTATTGAGTTTACCCCTACTCAAGGACCTAACGTTGTACAGAACCCTATGCCTCCCCACGGAACTCATGCTGCAAATGCCATCGAGGTTGTTGAAGACGCTCACTTGGTCAAGGATGTGACCGAATTGGGCTCTCTGTTACCATTGTTGAAGATAGAATTATTGAGGATGGGTCTATATTCTGGTTGTGGAGAATTATGTACTGATTGCATGGCCATTTCCTCGGTTTGTGACAAGGTGAAAGGTGGGATTCAACAGTTGATAGATAATGGGTATCTACAGTTTGAGCATGTGCGACATCCTCAATTAGTCGAGAATGAAGTCAATGTAGTATCCATCCCGTATACTCCTGCTAAGATTCCAATTCCGGCCAGAGCGCCGCCTTTGATCATTACGTTGCCTGGTCCTGTCCCGTATACTAGTGAAAAAGCAATCCCATGGAATTATGGCAGAGAAGTTTTCTACCAAGGGGCCAAGTATGAGATTAAAATGCCGGTTGAGAAAGAAGATGTGGATAATGTTGTTGGCATTGGAAGAATGACAAGAAGTGGTCGTATTTTCAATCCTCCCCAGAATACTCGCGATGACAATGCAGAAGCTCTAGCTCAAGCAAAAGGGAAAAGAGTGGTAGAAGATACGGTGGATCAGGGGCAAAGCTCTATCTCTGAAGACACTGTGGccaaagagatggaagagttcctaaAGATCATCAAGAAAAGTGAGTATAAAGTGGTGGACCAACTGAGTCAAACTCAATCAAAGATTTCGATCTTGCAGTTGCTCTTGTGTTCGGAAACACATCGAAATGCTTTGTTAAGACTCTTAAGTACTGCTTTCGTCCCTCCAAAGATCTCAGTGAATCAACTTGAAGTGGTGGTGTCAAACATTAACGCTGGTAATGGATTGGGGTTCACTGATGTTGATCTGCCTCCTGAAGGTAGAAACCACAATAGAGCTTTACATATATCGGTGGAGTCTAAAGGGACTATGTTATCACGTGTTCTCGTGGATAATGGATCTTCTTTGAATGTATTACCGAAGTCCTCTTTGATGAGGCTAGATTATTCTGGTGTTGAGATAAGGCCGAGTGAATTGACGGTGAGAGCCTTTGATGGATCAAAGAGATCAGTATTTGGGGAGGTTGACTTGCCGATAATGATAGGTCCTCAGCTCTTCACTATTACTTTCTTTGTGATGGATATCCACCCATCTTACAGTTGTCTCCTGGGAAGTCCATGGATCCATACTACTGGGGCCGTGACTTCCACATTGCATCAGAAACTCAAATTCGCGACTCAAGGAAAGATAGTCATAATATGTGGGGAGGAAGAACACATGGTAAGCCATCTTGCGTCCTTCAGGTATATTGATGAGGAAGGAGAGGTCCACGAGACGCCTTGCCAAGCCTTTGAGGCTGTCCAGACCATCAAGATCCCTTATGTTGAAAATAAGAAGTTGGAGGCTCCCATGTCTTCACTAAAGGAAGCTAAAGTTGTGGTTGAATCTGGTCATCCTGAAGGATGGGGCCGAGTCTTGGATTTACCGATCAAGCAGGATAAATGTGGGATTGGTTATCAAGTGGGTCAGAGTTCATCTAATGAGGTCCCCAAGAATTCTGGAACCTTCGTTCCGATCAAGTTCTCTAGTGCTGGCATCGTCAAAGATCATGTCTGTGCTGCTGATGATGATATGGATAGCGATTATGACATTGAAGAATGGATTAAGCCGTGTGCCCCAGGACAGAAGCTTCTCAACTGGTCGTCCAAGGACATCATCTCAATTGCTTTTGATCAAGAGTAa